A genome region from Dreissena polymorpha isolate Duluth1 chromosome 16, UMN_Dpol_1.0, whole genome shotgun sequence includes the following:
- the LOC127861485 gene encoding uncharacterized protein LOC127861485 isoform X2 → MASLISTIGDLLLCPVCKEVLRQPRTLPCQHSLCHDCLKTLISNIDRLEQSHGDFPCPVCRSVTKLPKASSIEIQVVAFPINRLVLSMMDAITQHNDDWPKCKLHPDKSADLVCVTHDILVCSKCILTSHRHCRVLDMNDYVKSTYYTTKCNDISENLKRYRSHLGLVMDEITTKIDDVSRDEENVILELKCLRDTFNSAFDSLEERILTKGMNLKKQGVSCLQKQRTMLQELRTDLDTSLGEVKEANESDIPSKRLLALRTAEANLKMVDMEMGSVSLPLTTFKLQVSAKMEACMVMLKDAVDVVTEERSFEIPPLPPSIVTHPQTPRKSPAQSRNKRPPTDVCAVKVNAFGVRMHNDKSPCDVTGSAVMADGRLVLVDYNNKKLKVLDSDFKLISDFKTDGASFDATEVAKNQVAVTVPKEKKIHFLSLQDGMKVSDSIQTRLECWGIDTVDDKLVTVTNSDDHMILFLNRKGIELISCSLGSQDPNMKWPISVCAESKDRIYVSCQGEGDSEEINGCLVVIDAAAQVRSMYMDPGLRKPTSCTRDDEGNVFICGLTSANVHIIQKSGDRLGQVISGLSKPIHVKFCPNSGSVLLMERFCNDVSVYQMQE, encoded by the exons ATGGCTTCCCTGATCTCCACAATCGGAGATCTTCTGCTGTGTCCGGTGTGCAAGGAGGTGCTGAGGCAGCCGCGCACGTTGCCATGCCAACACAGTCTGTGTCACGACTGTTTGAAGACGCTCATCTCAAACATCGACCGCCTGGAGCAGAGTCACGGGGACTTCCCGTGCCCAGTCTGTCGGAGCGTCACTAAACTCCCAAAGGCGAGCAGCATCGAGATCCAGGTGGTCGCGTTCCCCATTAACCGCCTCGTCCTTTCCATGATGGACGCCATCACGCAGCATAATGACGACTGGCCGAAGTGCAAGCTGCATCCGGACAAATCTGCCGATCTCGTCTGCGTAACGCACGATATCCTCGTCTGCAGCAAGTGCATCCTGACGAGTCACAGACACTGCCGCGTCCTGGACATGAACGATTACGTGAAGAGCACGTACTACACAACAAAGTGCAATGACATCAGCGAGAACCTCAAACGCTACAGATCTCACTTGGGTCTCGTCATGGACGAGATCACCACGAAGATTGACGACGTTTCGAGAGACGAGGAGAACGTGATTCTGGAGCTAAAATGCTTGCGAGATACGTTTAATAGCGCATTTGATTCTCTTGAAGAAAGGATACTCACTAAAGGAATGAACCTCAAAAAGCAGGGGGTGTCGTGCTTGCAGAAGCAGAGGACTATGTTGCAG GAGCTCCGCACGGACCTGGACACGTCCCTGGGGGAGGTTAAGGAGGCGAACGAGTCGGACATCCCGTCAAAGCGGCTACTGGCGCTGCGCACAGCGGAGGCGAACCTCAAGATGGTGGACATGGAGATGGGCAGCGTCTCACTTCCGCTCACCACCTTCAAGCTACAG GTGAGCGCCAAGATGGAGGCCTGTATGGTGATGCTGAAGGACGCCGTCGACGTGGTAACGGAAGAACGCAGCTTCGAGATACCACCACTTCCGCCATCTATCGTCACCCATCCACAGACGCCGCGAAAATCTCCCGCGCAGTCCCGAAACAAGCGTCCGCCAACGGACGTATGCGCGGTAAAGGTGAACGCATTTGGAGTACGTATGCACAATGATAAGAGTCCGTGTGACGTCACGGGATCTGCCGTAATGGCGGACGGTCGTCTTGTGTTGGTAGACTATAACAACAAGAAACTAAAAGTTCTTGACAGCGACTTTAAGCTGATATCTGACTTCAAAACGGACGGTGCTTCATTCGACGCGACAGAGGTTGCGAAAAACCAGGTGGCCGTTACGGTGCCAAAAGAGAAGAAGATACACTTTCTCAGTCTGCAAGATGGAATGAAGGTCTCAGACAGCATTCAGACCCGACTTGAGTGCTGGGGGATTGATACGGTAGACGACAAGCTGGTTACGGTTACCAATAGCGACGACCACATGATCTTGTTCCTCAACCGAAAGGGCATTGAACTCATTTCCTGCAGTCTCGGTTCCCAGGACCCCAACATGAAATGGCCGATTTCCGTGTGCGCGGAATCAAAGGACCGAATCTACGTGTCGTGCCAAGGAGAAGGTGACTCTGAGGAAATTAATGGCTGTCTCGTGGTCATCGACGCTGCTGCGCAGGTGCGGAGCATGTACATGGATCCGGGACTGCGCAAACCGACCAGCTGCACGCGGGACGACGAGGGGAACGTCTTCATTTGTGGTCTGACCTCGGCAAATGTGCACATCATTCAAAAATCTGGCGACCGCCTGGGACAGGTCATTTCCGGCCTCAGTAAGCCGATACATGTGAAGTTTTGTCCTAATTCCGGAAGTGTGTTGCTCATGGAGAGGTTCTGCAATGACGTCAGTGTGTATCAAATGCAGGAATGA
- the LOC127861485 gene encoding uncharacterized protein LOC127861485 isoform X1, with amino-acid sequence MASLISTIGDLLLCPVCKEVLRQPRTLPCQHSLCHDCLKTLISNIDRLEQSHGDFPCPVCRSVTKLPKASSIEIQVVAFPINRLVLSMMDAITQHNDDWPKCKLHPDKSADLVCVTHDILVCSKCILTSHRHCRVLDMNDYVKSTYYTTKCNDISENLKRYRSHLGLVMDEITTKIDDVSRDEENVILELKCLRDTFNSAFDSLEERILTKGMNLKKQGVSCLQKQRTMLQELRTDLDTSLGEVKEANESDIPSKRLLALRTAEANLKMVDMEMGSVSLPLTTFKLQYKPSLSCDVSAKMEACMVMLKDAVDVVTEERSFEIPPLPPSIVTHPQTPRKSPAQSRNKRPPTDVCAVKVNAFGVRMHNDKSPCDVTGSAVMADGRLVLVDYNNKKLKVLDSDFKLISDFKTDGASFDATEVAKNQVAVTVPKEKKIHFLSLQDGMKVSDSIQTRLECWGIDTVDDKLVTVTNSDDHMILFLNRKGIELISCSLGSQDPNMKWPISVCAESKDRIYVSCQGEGDSEEINGCLVVIDAAAQVRSMYMDPGLRKPTSCTRDDEGNVFICGLTSANVHIIQKSGDRLGQVISGLSKPIHVKFCPNSGSVLLMERFCNDVSVYQMQE; translated from the exons ATGGCTTCCCTGATCTCCACAATCGGAGATCTTCTGCTGTGTCCGGTGTGCAAGGAGGTGCTGAGGCAGCCGCGCACGTTGCCATGCCAACACAGTCTGTGTCACGACTGTTTGAAGACGCTCATCTCAAACATCGACCGCCTGGAGCAGAGTCACGGGGACTTCCCGTGCCCAGTCTGTCGGAGCGTCACTAAACTCCCAAAGGCGAGCAGCATCGAGATCCAGGTGGTCGCGTTCCCCATTAACCGCCTCGTCCTTTCCATGATGGACGCCATCACGCAGCATAATGACGACTGGCCGAAGTGCAAGCTGCATCCGGACAAATCTGCCGATCTCGTCTGCGTAACGCACGATATCCTCGTCTGCAGCAAGTGCATCCTGACGAGTCACAGACACTGCCGCGTCCTGGACATGAACGATTACGTGAAGAGCACGTACTACACAACAAAGTGCAATGACATCAGCGAGAACCTCAAACGCTACAGATCTCACTTGGGTCTCGTCATGGACGAGATCACCACGAAGATTGACGACGTTTCGAGAGACGAGGAGAACGTGATTCTGGAGCTAAAATGCTTGCGAGATACGTTTAATAGCGCATTTGATTCTCTTGAAGAAAGGATACTCACTAAAGGAATGAACCTCAAAAAGCAGGGGGTGTCGTGCTTGCAGAAGCAGAGGACTATGTTGCAG GAGCTCCGCACGGACCTGGACACGTCCCTGGGGGAGGTTAAGGAGGCGAACGAGTCGGACATCCCGTCAAAGCGGCTACTGGCGCTGCGCACAGCGGAGGCGAACCTCAAGATGGTGGACATGGAGATGGGCAGCGTCTCACTTCCGCTCACCACCTTCAAGCTACAG tACAAACCATCGTTGTCGTGTGAT GTGAGCGCCAAGATGGAGGCCTGTATGGTGATGCTGAAGGACGCCGTCGACGTGGTAACGGAAGAACGCAGCTTCGAGATACCACCACTTCCGCCATCTATCGTCACCCATCCACAGACGCCGCGAAAATCTCCCGCGCAGTCCCGAAACAAGCGTCCGCCAACGGACGTATGCGCGGTAAAGGTGAACGCATTTGGAGTACGTATGCACAATGATAAGAGTCCGTGTGACGTCACGGGATCTGCCGTAATGGCGGACGGTCGTCTTGTGTTGGTAGACTATAACAACAAGAAACTAAAAGTTCTTGACAGCGACTTTAAGCTGATATCTGACTTCAAAACGGACGGTGCTTCATTCGACGCGACAGAGGTTGCGAAAAACCAGGTGGCCGTTACGGTGCCAAAAGAGAAGAAGATACACTTTCTCAGTCTGCAAGATGGAATGAAGGTCTCAGACAGCATTCAGACCCGACTTGAGTGCTGGGGGATTGATACGGTAGACGACAAGCTGGTTACGGTTACCAATAGCGACGACCACATGATCTTGTTCCTCAACCGAAAGGGCATTGAACTCATTTCCTGCAGTCTCGGTTCCCAGGACCCCAACATGAAATGGCCGATTTCCGTGTGCGCGGAATCAAAGGACCGAATCTACGTGTCGTGCCAAGGAGAAGGTGACTCTGAGGAAATTAATGGCTGTCTCGTGGTCATCGACGCTGCTGCGCAGGTGCGGAGCATGTACATGGATCCGGGACTGCGCAAACCGACCAGCTGCACGCGGGACGACGAGGGGAACGTCTTCATTTGTGGTCTGACCTCGGCAAATGTGCACATCATTCAAAAATCTGGCGACCGCCTGGGACAGGTCATTTCCGGCCTCAGTAAGCCGATACATGTGAAGTTTTGTCCTAATTCCGGAAGTGTGTTGCTCATGGAGAGGTTCTGCAATGACGTCAGTGTGTATCAAATGCAGGAATGA